A single window of Paracoccus albus DNA harbors:
- a CDS encoding Hint domain-containing protein: MATIPGTANSDTLHGTNDDDLITGAEGADQLFGANSQHSNQPNSGADTLDGGEGNDALYGQDGDDSLVGGLGKDQLDGGPGSDFLDGGEGDDSFLIRNTDTVGTDTIIGGAGTDSLVFLNTTASYIALAGAAGTGSASVTGTAATADFSGIEYISTADGDDTIDASSSDGGITARMSGGADRFIGSAFGDSAHLGLGNDYAQTGAGNDSVDADAGDDTVDGGAGDDVIELRAGNDVGLGGEGKDLLSGWQGDDTLDGGAGNDRLFGDAASGESTIVGNDVIDGGDGDDIAWGGAGNDTIRGGSGKDVLNGELGDDTIYGGSEGDTIRGGDGNDNITGNTGSDRIEGGSGDDTLEGGFSSSSTEPENDTIIGGEGNDSINANVGDDSITGDGGRDWIQAGEGNDTAYGGADNDSLYGNGGDDALYGAQGTDTIAAGPGNDYASGGDGADVIYGDNVASSSDRVGDDTLDGDAGDDRIFGGYGQDLIDGGEGSDSLTGGEGFDTFTAGNGDTISDFNTATGQDFGDEDQTNNDFVDLSEYYNQTSLDYYNFVAAQTGETTYGNPLQWMKADQADGVLDDLEKMDADVDGDGIKDPFTMTITNPDGSPATLTYDNTNVVCFGADALILTDAGEVAAGDLAVGDMVETRDAGLQAIRWIGKRRMDAAILNANPNLRPIRIRAGALGEGLPEADLIVSPQHRILVRSKIALKMFGAMEVLVAAKQLCQIEGIDVAHDLTEVTYVHFLFDAHQIVLANGAESESLFTGREALKSVGPAAAAEIFAIFPELASGDHVPVAARELASGRMGRKLAVRHIQNRKQLLQ, from the coding sequence TTGGCTACTATCCCAGGCACAGCCAATAGCGACACGCTACACGGCACCAATGACGATGACCTGATCACCGGCGCAGAGGGCGCGGATCAGCTTTTTGGCGCAAACTCCCAACATTCGAATCAGCCAAATTCCGGCGCGGATACGCTTGATGGCGGCGAAGGCAATGACGCACTTTACGGTCAGGACGGCGATGACAGCCTTGTCGGCGGGCTTGGCAAAGATCAGCTTGATGGTGGCCCCGGCAGTGACTTTCTGGATGGCGGCGAAGGCGATGACTCTTTTCTGATACGCAATACTGACACGGTCGGAACGGATACCATCATCGGCGGCGCGGGAACCGATAGCCTTGTCTTTCTGAATACGACAGCAAGCTACATTGCCCTTGCCGGCGCGGCTGGTACAGGAAGCGCCTCTGTCACCGGCACAGCGGCAACGGCAGATTTCAGTGGGATAGAATATATTTCGACGGCCGATGGCGATGATACAATTGACGCCTCTTCATCGGATGGCGGCATTACCGCGCGGATGTCGGGTGGCGCCGATCGTTTCATCGGCAGCGCGTTTGGCGATTCGGCACATCTCGGCTTGGGTAACGATTATGCGCAGACCGGCGCGGGCAATGACTCGGTCGATGCCGACGCCGGGGACGATACCGTTGATGGTGGCGCAGGCGATGACGTGATCGAACTGAGGGCCGGCAACGATGTCGGTCTCGGCGGGGAGGGCAAGGACCTCCTTTCTGGCTGGCAAGGTGATGATACGCTGGACGGTGGTGCCGGAAACGACCGCCTTTTCGGTGACGCTGCAAGCGGAGAGTCGACGATTGTCGGCAATGACGTCATAGACGGCGGCGATGGTGACGACATCGCCTGGGGCGGCGCAGGCAATGACACCATCCGCGGCGGCTCTGGCAAGGACGTCCTTAATGGTGAATTGGGCGACGACACCATCTATGGCGGTTCGGAAGGCGACACCATTCGCGGTGGCGATGGCAACGACAACATCACCGGCAATACCGGCAGCGACCGTATCGAAGGCGGCAGTGGGGACGACACGCTGGAGGGTGGCTTTTCGTCATCCAGCACCGAGCCGGAGAATGACACGATCATCGGCGGTGAGGGCAACGATTCCATCAACGCCAACGTCGGTGACGATTCCATCACCGGCGATGGCGGGAGGGACTGGATCCAGGCCGGTGAAGGCAATGACACCGCCTATGGCGGCGCGGATAACGACTCGCTCTACGGCAATGGCGGCGATGACGCGCTCTATGGTGCTCAGGGCACTGATACGATCGCTGCTGGCCCGGGAAATGACTATGCTTCGGGCGGCGACGGTGCGGATGTCATCTATGGTGACAACGTTGCCAGTTCATCAGACAGGGTTGGTGATGACACGCTTGATGGTGACGCGGGGGATGACCGTATTTTCGGTGGCTATGGCCAGGACCTCATTGATGGGGGCGAGGGCAGCGACAGTCTGACCGGTGGTGAAGGTTTCGATACGTTCACTGCCGGAAACGGCGATACGATCAGCGATTTCAACACTGCCACCGGTCAGGATTTCGGCGATGAAGACCAGACCAACAACGATTTCGTTGATCTTAGCGAATATTACAACCAGACCAGCCTGGATTATTATAACTTCGTAGCCGCTCAGACGGGCGAGACGACCTATGGCAATCCGCTGCAGTGGATGAAGGCTGATCAGGCGGATGGCGTTCTCGATGATCTCGAGAAGATGGATGCGGATGTTGATGGCGACGGGATCAAGGATCCGTTCACCATGACGATCACCAATCCTGACGGCTCTCCTGCCACGCTGACCTATGACAACACCAATGTCGTCTGCTTCGGCGCCGACGCGCTGATCCTTACTGATGCGGGTGAGGTGGCGGCTGGCGATCTGGCTGTCGGTGATATGGTGGAAACCCGCGATGCCGGGCTGCAGGCGATCCGCTGGATCGGCAAGCGCAGGATGGACGCTGCAATCCTGAACGCCAACCCGAACCTTCGCCCGATCCGTATTCGCGCAGGTGCGCTTGGCGAGGGGCTGCCAGAGGCCGATCTGATCGTCTCGCCCCAGCACCGGATTCTGGTTCGCTCGAAAATCGCGCTGAAAATGTTCGGCGCGATGGAGGTGCTGGTTGCGGCCAAGCAGCTGTGCCAGATCGAAGGGATCGACGTGGCCCATGATCTGACAGAGGTCACATATGTCCACTTCCTGTTCGATGCCCATCAGATCGTGCTGGCCAATGGCGCGGAATCGGAATCGCTGTTCACCGGACGGGAAGCGCTGAAATCAGTCGGCCCAGCCGCCGCGGCAGAGATCTTCGCGATCTTCCCGGAACTGGCATCGGGCGATCACGTGCCCGTGGCGGCGCGTGAGCTGGCATCGGGCCGCATGGGCCGCAAGCTTGCGGTGCGCCATATTCAGAATCGCAAACAGCTTTTGCAGTGA
- a CDS encoding HupE/UreJ family protein — protein sequence MKRQLFFIAVATVMPGLASAHGLGAGSNFQSGLLHPLTGADHLAAMLALGLLAGSIGGRAIWAVPLCFLAAMLGGAMLGAGGTMMPGTEQVILASVIVLGVTVALALRPSAILLGAMAIIFGAAHGFAHGSEAPAGSMALFASGFVTGSAGLILAGIVLAKLIYGRGFQLAGGALSLLGLGVAFAG from the coding sequence ATGAAGCGACAATTGTTCTTTATCGCGGTCGCCACAGTCATGCCCGGCCTGGCGAGCGCCCACGGACTCGGCGCGGGCAGTAACTTTCAGTCTGGCCTGCTGCACCCCCTGACCGGAGCGGATCATCTGGCCGCGATGCTGGCCCTTGGACTTCTGGCAGGCAGCATCGGGGGCCGCGCCATCTGGGCGGTGCCACTTTGCTTTCTGGCGGCAATGCTTGGCGGGGCCATGCTGGGTGCGGGTGGCACTATGATGCCGGGGACAGAGCAGGTAATCCTCGCGTCGGTTATCGTGCTGGGCGTGACTGTGGCGCTTGCATTGCGGCCCTCTGCGATTCTGCTTGGCGCAATGGCGATCATCTTCGGCGCGGCGCATGGTTTCGCACATGGGTCAGAGGCCCCTGCCGGATCAATGGCGCTTTTCGCATCCGGCTTTGTCACCGGCAGCGCAGGGCTCATACTGGCGGGTATTGTGCTCGCAAAGCTGATTTACGGCCGGGGCTTTCAATTGGCTGGCGGCGCATTGTCGCTGCTGGGTCTGGGCGTCGCTTTCGCAGGCTGA
- a CDS encoding LarC family nickel insertion protein, which produces MSVEGARHLHLDPVGGIAGDMFVAALLDSAPELLPGATALATKIGPGISLTVPEHSSHGLRGRQLRLALPGTERGPRHYGDYLSLLHQAAPDPGTADRASDILLRLGEAEAKVHGVTLERVHFHEISDWDSIADILLAAWLIGQLRITSASVGTVPIGSGRIKTEHGIMPVPAPATAQLLQGFAVMDDGIGGERVTPTGAAILAHLGPVPRLPDGLMLQGIGYGFGTRQMPEIANMLRATLHEPVETAAYDSIGVITFQVDDQTPEDLAVGLEHLRSRSEVLEVLQFPCFGKKGRMAIRIEVLCQPYAVGLVADQCFAETTTIGLRIAVERRRLLPREAGIVRTGEHDFHVKRVTRSGGEVTSKIESDDLARTSTHAARQKLRRSLEADQTQQSNSGNKS; this is translated from the coding sequence ATGAGCGTTGAGGGAGCACGGCACCTGCATCTGGACCCGGTCGGTGGTATCGCAGGCGACATGTTTGTGGCCGCCCTGCTGGACAGCGCACCGGAATTGCTACCGGGTGCGACGGCACTTGCGACGAAGATCGGCCCCGGCATCTCTCTGACAGTGCCCGAACACAGCTCGCACGGCTTGCGCGGCAGGCAACTTCGCCTTGCACTACCGGGGACAGAGCGCGGACCGCGGCATTATGGCGACTATCTGTCGCTTCTGCACCAGGCCGCCCCCGATCCGGGGACTGCCGATCGTGCTAGCGACATCCTGCTTCGTCTTGGCGAGGCAGAGGCGAAGGTGCACGGCGTCACGCTGGAGCGCGTGCATTTCCACGAGATATCGGACTGGGATTCCATCGCAGATATTCTGCTTGCCGCCTGGCTGATCGGGCAGCTGCGCATCACAAGCGCCAGCGTCGGCACTGTGCCGATCGGGTCGGGTCGAATCAAGACCGAACACGGCATCATGCCGGTGCCCGCGCCGGCGACAGCACAGCTTTTGCAGGGGTTCGCCGTCATGGACGACGGCATCGGAGGAGAGCGCGTAACACCAACCGGCGCTGCTATCCTTGCGCATCTGGGGCCGGTACCACGTCTGCCGGATGGGCTGATGCTGCAAGGGATCGGCTATGGTTTCGGCACCCGCCAGATGCCCGAAATCGCGAATATGCTGCGTGCCACTCTGCACGAACCTGTCGAGACCGCAGCTTACGACAGCATCGGCGTCATCACCTTTCAGGTCGACGATCAGACGCCGGAGGATCTTGCGGTCGGGCTTGAGCACTTGCGCTCGCGGTCCGAAGTTTTGGAGGTTCTGCAGTTTCCGTGCTTTGGCAAAAAGGGCCGCATGGCGATCAGAATAGAGGTCCTTTGCCAGCCCTACGCGGTCGGTCTGGTCGCGGATCAATGCTTTGCCGAAACCACGACCATCGGCTTGCGCATCGCTGTGGAGCGTCGCCGTCTGCTGCCGCGTGAGGCCGGTATTGTTCGAACAGGCGAGCACGATTTTCACGTCAAGCGCGTCACACGCTCCGGTGGTGAAGTAACCAGCAAGATTGAAAGCGACGATCTTGCCAGAACATCAACCCACGCCGCACGCCAAAAGCTGCGCCGAAGCCTGGAAGCAGATCAAACGCAGCAATCAAATTCAGGGAATAAATCATGA
- a CDS encoding NAD(P)-dependent oxidoreductase has translation MSTVAIIGFGTMGRVAGSRIMEAGHIVRASDPQPASMDAARGMGAAPCPTPKDAAAGADVVLLFLPGPAQIASVVSGPEGLLTADQNGLVIVDHSTADPATARDMAAKAVEAGAGWVDAPVLGRPSAAGKWALPCGASEGALEKVRPVLETYARAVFPMGPPGSGHTVKLLNQMMFGAINAMTAEMMATSARMGIEPAKLYEIITASQAGTVSNLFKELGSRIAQDDYEKPTFSLNLLEKDVRLGLEMAASAGVSTSLGDTVAAMNRQAIAQGYGDQDSSVMWKSLDER, from the coding sequence ATGAGCACCGTTGCGATCATTGGTTTCGGCACAATGGGCCGTGTCGCCGGCAGCCGGATCATGGAGGCCGGGCATATTGTGCGGGCATCGGACCCACAGCCTGCGAGCATGGATGCGGCCCGCGGGATGGGCGCGGCGCCCTGCCCGACGCCGAAGGATGCAGCGGCGGGCGCCGATGTGGTGCTTCTGTTTCTGCCGGGGCCGGCGCAGATTGCATCAGTTGTCTCTGGTCCCGAGGGCCTGTTGACAGCCGATCAGAACGGCCTGGTGATCGTCGATCACTCGACGGCAGATCCCGCCACCGCGCGGGATATGGCTGCAAAAGCTGTCGAGGCCGGGGCCGGTTGGGTAGACGCGCCGGTTCTGGGCAGGCCGTCCGCCGCTGGGAAATGGGCGCTGCCTTGCGGGGCCAGTGAAGGCGCTTTGGAAAAGGTGCGCCCTGTGCTTGAAACCTACGCGCGGGCCGTATTCCCGATGGGGCCACCGGGCAGCGGTCACACGGTCAAGCTGCTCAACCAGATGATGTTCGGCGCAATCAACGCCATGACGGCAGAGATGATGGCGACCTCGGCGCGGATGGGGATCGAACCCGCGAAGCTGTATGAGATCATAACCGCCAGTCAGGCAGGCACGGTCAGCAACCTGTTCAAGGAGCTGGGCAGCCGCATTGCGCAGGACGATTATGAAAAGCCGACCTTCAGCCTGAACCTGCTGGAAAAGGATGTGCGACTTGGGCTGGAGATGGCGGCTTCGGCTGGCGTTTCGACGAGTTTGGGTGACACCGTCGCCGCCATGAACCGCCAGGCCATCGCGCAGGGCTATGGCGATCAGGACAGTTCCGTGATGTGGAAATCGCTTGATGAGCGTTGA
- a CDS encoding lactate racemase domain-containing protein: MQEIHLDYGDGKMSVSLPDSATIVRFGKTYTDPPKIDPVEATRAALASPGELPPLSELAGPDKKIAIAFPDRVKGGTHAMAHRKVSIPLVVEELLKGGAKLENITLICAMGLHRMNTVEEWREYLGSDIVDQFYPDRLVNHDAEDPGLLQLGKDEMGNHVECNRLMAEADIPIVIGHCAGNPYGGYSGGHKMVATGFTGWRSIASHHVPKTMHRDDWLGASPKGRMRDQFTSIGKAMEDGIGKKFFAVDAVIGQFADVLGVHAGSLDYVERMCWPLAKQRTNVELPTNERADILVVGVPRNFHYGPGMGSNPVLMSLALGGQLSRCWNALRRDPVLIAVANLDGWFNKSWFPSYEETFWQMTKYPRQEDYLASEEARKMSVNPEYTYSYSNYFTYHPFHAMSMLSGGAVPNKRCQRVFIVGSEKPLHAKAMGFTPLPTFDDAMREAQRYVGKNPKVLCTPECFSGGAAPHLHLKGERPA; this comes from the coding sequence ATGCAGGAGATTCATCTGGACTATGGGGATGGCAAGATGAGCGTCTCCCTGCCTGACAGCGCCACGATTGTCCGCTTTGGCAAAACCTACACCGATCCGCCGAAAATCGACCCTGTCGAGGCGACACGCGCGGCCCTTGCCTCACCCGGCGAACTCCCTCCGCTGTCAGAATTGGCTGGTCCCGACAAGAAAATCGCCATCGCCTTCCCTGATCGGGTCAAAGGCGGAACCCACGCAATGGCACATCGCAAAGTCTCGATCCCGCTGGTCGTGGAGGAACTGCTGAAGGGCGGTGCCAAGCTGGAAAACATCACCCTGATCTGCGCAATGGGCCTGCACCGGATGAACACGGTCGAGGAATGGCGCGAATATCTCGGCTCAGACATCGTCGATCAGTTCTATCCCGACCGGCTGGTCAATCACGATGCAGAGGATCCCGGGCTTTTGCAGCTTGGTAAGGATGAGATGGGCAATCATGTCGAATGCAACCGCCTGATGGCAGAGGCTGACATTCCCATCGTGATTGGCCACTGTGCGGGCAATCCCTATGGCGGCTATTCCGGTGGCCACAAGATGGTCGCCACGGGTTTCACCGGCTGGCGATCCATTGCGTCGCATCATGTGCCAAAGACCATGCATCGAGACGACTGGCTGGGCGCATCACCCAAGGGCCGGATGCGGGACCAGTTCACCTCTATCGGCAAAGCGATGGAAGACGGGATCGGCAAGAAGTTTTTCGCCGTGGATGCTGTGATCGGTCAATTTGCGGACGTGCTGGGTGTTCATGCTGGATCGTTGGATTACGTCGAAAGGATGTGCTGGCCGCTGGCGAAGCAGCGCACCAATGTTGAACTGCCGACCAATGAGCGCGCCGATATTCTTGTCGTCGGCGTCCCGCGCAACTTCCACTACGGCCCCGGAATGGGATCCAACCCGGTGTTGATGAGCCTTGCGCTTGGCGGGCAGCTGTCACGCTGCTGGAATGCGTTGCGCCGCGATCCGGTGCTGATAGCCGTGGCCAATCTGGATGGGTGGTTCAATAAGTCATGGTTCCCCTCTTACGAGGAGACCTTTTGGCAGATGACGAAATACCCGCGTCAGGAAGATTACCTTGCCTCGGAAGAGGCACGGAAAATGTCCGTTAATCCAGAATATACATATAGTTATTCTAATTACTTCACGTATCATCCGTTTCATGCCATGTCGATGTTGTCGGGCGGGGCAGTGCCCAACAAGCGCTGCCAGCGGGTCTTTATCGTCGGATCCGAAAAACCCCTGCACGCCAAGGCGATGGGCTTCACGCCGCTTCCAACCTTTGACGACGCCATGCGCGAGGCGCAGCGTTACGTCGGGAAGAACCCCAAAGTGCTGTGTACGCCGGAATGCTTCTCTGGCGGGGCGGCGCCGCATCTGCATCTGAAAGGGGAACGCCCGGCATGA
- a CDS encoding LacI family DNA-binding transcriptional regulator, whose product MDRTLNMRDVARRANVSVATVSRALRCPEKVSADTAQRIQAAAAELGYVYNASASDILTGRSTVIGLLVPTASNALFGETLHGVQDVTADAGYSVIQCATHYEAAKEATLIDSLLQRRVHAMILTGATDQQMPHVEKLAGDGRTRVVMVWEKPADCPSISYVGIDNRQAARRMTEHLIGLGHRRIGLIVGPYTRISRARSRLEGYRDALEAAGIGFDGELVLERRPDLLEGYEAMERLMSRDQPPTAVFAASDVFAIGALKAAKAMGYSVPRDVSLAGFDDMDMVAYQDPPLTTIRVDAYRIGKLAAQIALEPIGSPSRNYCLDSDLIVRGSTGPCARRG is encoded by the coding sequence ATGGACCGAACCCTGAATATGCGTGATGTTGCGCGGCGTGCGAACGTGTCGGTCGCAACGGTGTCGCGCGCGCTGCGCTGTCCTGAGAAGGTCTCTGCAGATACGGCGCAGCGCATACAGGCTGCCGCGGCAGAGCTTGGCTATGTCTATAACGCCAGTGCCAGCGATATTCTGACCGGACGCTCTACGGTGATCGGTTTGCTGGTGCCAACGGCAAGCAATGCGCTGTTCGGCGAAACGCTGCATGGCGTGCAGGACGTAACCGCCGATGCTGGCTATTCTGTGATCCAATGTGCCACGCATTATGAAGCCGCAAAAGAAGCCACGCTGATTGACTCGCTTCTACAGCGTCGCGTTCATGCTATGATCCTGACGGGTGCTACCGACCAACAGATGCCACATGTCGAAAAGCTGGCTGGGGATGGTCGAACGCGCGTCGTCATGGTCTGGGAAAAACCCGCCGACTGTCCGTCGATCAGCTATGTCGGGATCGACAACCGGCAGGCTGCGCGGCGAATGACGGAACATCTGATTGGACTGGGTCATCGCCGGATCGGGCTGATTGTGGGTCCCTATACCCGGATTTCCCGCGCCCGCAGCCGCTTGGAGGGGTATCGCGACGCGCTAGAGGCAGCGGGTATCGGCTTCGACGGCGAGCTGGTGCTTGAACGTCGTCCCGACCTGCTGGAAGGCTATGAGGCGATGGAGCGGTTGATGTCGCGTGACCAGCCTCCGACCGCTGTTTTTGCCGCATCGGATGTGTTTGCCATCGGCGCGCTGAAGGCGGCGAAAGCGATGGGGTATTCCGTGCCACGCGATGTGTCGCTCGCCGGTTTCGACGACATGGACATGGTGGCCTATCAGGACCCGCCGCTAACCACGATCCGTGTCGATGCGTACCGCATCGGCAAGCTGGCCGCGCAGATCGCGCTAGAGCCGATCGGCAGCCCAAGCCGAAACTACTGCCTCGACAGTGACCTGATCGTGCGGGGCAGCACAGGACCCTGCGCAAGACGGGGATAG
- a CDS encoding TRAP transporter substrate-binding protein, with amino-acid sequence MSKVSKITAFALGSTLLLAGAAQAQTVLKAGLIDPPGHIDVQATERMAERVAELTNGEVTMEVYPAAQLGFANDMLSGLKLGTLEMFVGGTTWLGAFDTDFWISGTLYVFNDQEQARAMHEGEIFSGMADRLAEEEGIRILAQNWDRGPRNFISTTPVRTIEDLEGLKIRVPPQESWIENFTLAGAAATPMPLSETFTGLQQGIVEATEQASNWLYANKYHTIAPNLTRTKHNYEETGVMISERVYQSLTEEQQQALVTAAQEVAGWHNEQVVAQIEEAEAAMDGEGVTIEDVDIDNWKEHFRGEFDALVEIVGYSPELVEAVKAAWE; translated from the coding sequence ATGAGTAAAGTCAGCAAGATAACCGCGTTTGCCCTTGGCAGCACATTGCTTCTGGCCGGTGCTGCTCAGGCGCAGACGGTTCTGAAAGCCGGACTTATCGACCCGCCCGGCCATATCGACGTTCAGGCAACCGAACGGATGGCAGAGCGTGTCGCGGAACTGACCAACGGCGAAGTGACAATGGAGGTTTATCCCGCCGCTCAGCTTGGTTTTGCCAATGATATGCTGTCAGGGCTGAAACTCGGCACGCTGGAAATGTTCGTCGGTGGCACGACATGGCTGGGCGCTTTCGATACGGATTTCTGGATTTCTGGGACGCTTTATGTGTTCAACGATCAGGAACAGGCTCGCGCCATGCATGAGGGAGAGATCTTTTCCGGTATGGCCGACCGCCTGGCCGAGGAAGAGGGCATTCGTATCCTGGCGCAGAACTGGGATCGGGGACCCCGCAACTTCATCTCGACCACCCCCGTCCGCACTATCGAGGATCTGGAGGGGCTGAAAATCCGCGTGCCACCGCAGGAAAGCTGGATCGAAAACTTTACCCTTGCCGGGGCCGCCGCCACGCCCATGCCTTTGTCCGAGACATTCACCGGACTTCAGCAGGGCATAGTCGAGGCGACAGAGCAGGCATCGAACTGGCTTTATGCGAACAAGTATCACACCATCGCGCCGAACCTGACCCGCACAAAACACAACTATGAAGAAACCGGCGTGATGATCTCTGAACGGGTTTATCAATCGCTGACGGAAGAGCAGCAGCAGGCTCTGGTGACCGCAGCGCAAGAGGTCGCGGGCTGGCATAATGAACAGGTCGTCGCACAGATTGAGGAAGCGGAGGCCGCGATGGACGGCGAAGGCGTCACCATCGAGGATGTCGATATCGACAACTGGAAAGAGCATTTCCGCGGTGAATTCGACGCGCTCGTGGAAATTGTCGGCTATTCGCCTGAGCTTGTCGAGGCCGTCAAGGCGGCGTGGGAATGA
- a CDS encoding TRAP transporter small permease, protein MNPLAAVAMIIARVSIFVAGVALAAILVLVAAQIGMRVFTGNSLSWSDELARICFIYLVFIGASEASARHIQIAINLKDTFGLAGRVDRSLDLIRLVLCIVVLSVIAWGAWQIIPVVKGMQLPATRISTAWMYVPVLAGSVLMMLATALNFFAIILNRTLFSDTESETGLG, encoded by the coding sequence ATGAACCCTCTGGCCGCTGTCGCGATGATTATCGCGCGGGTTTCGATCTTTGTGGCGGGGGTCGCGCTTGCCGCGATCCTCGTCCTTGTCGCCGCCCAGATCGGGATGCGGGTGTTTACCGGCAACTCGCTGTCATGGTCGGATGAGCTGGCCCGGATCTGCTTCATCTATCTGGTGTTTATCGGCGCGTCCGAGGCATCGGCGCGGCATATCCAGATTGCCATCAACTTAAAGGATACATTTGGCCTTGCGGGGCGCGTTGACCGTTCGCTTGATCTGATCCGGCTGGTGCTTTGCATTGTCGTTCTGAGCGTCATCGCTTGGGGCGCCTGGCAGATCATTCCCGTCGTCAAGGGGATGCAGCTTCCTGCGACGCGGATTTCGACGGCGTGGATGTATGTTCCGGTGCTGGCAGGCTCTGTCTTGATGATGCTGGCCACAGCACTGAACTTCTTCGCGATCATACTGAACCGGACGCTGTTCAGCGATACAGAGTCCGAAACCGGCCTGGGATAA
- a CDS encoding TRAP transporter large permease — protein MATLILVGGLLTLLLIGMPVAFALLLSSLALIVWDGNLPLLVIAQRLGNALDSFPLLAIPLFILAAEIMNRCGATERIFHFANTILGRIHGGLGHVNIAASMLFSGMSGSAVADAAGLGAIEIRAMRRQGYDPGFAAAVTAASSTIGPIIPPSVPMVIFGVISGAAIGDLFLAGFVPGMLMGLAMMIYIALIARRRNFPRDARFAGFPAIFSAFIAAFPSLLLPVIILGGIWAGIMSPTEAAAAAVLYSLVLGLVVHRSMNLGDIADSLRLGARSTATIMLIVASANIYGWLVSTQQIPQYVQAAMMDVTTNPTILLFIIAGILLVMGMFMELIAILTIAVPVFLPLAQAAGIDTIHFGIVAVVTLMIGLLTPPFGLNLFIVQQVSGAPFSMILKETWPFIAILMLVLIPLIMFPSLSLFLVRAF, from the coding sequence ATGGCGACGCTTATTCTTGTCGGCGGTCTGCTGACCCTTCTGTTGATCGGGATGCCCGTGGCATTCGCCCTGCTTCTGTCCAGCCTTGCGCTGATTGTCTGGGACGGCAATCTGCCCCTGCTGGTGATCGCGCAGCGGCTTGGCAATGCGCTTGACAGTTTTCCGCTTCTGGCCATTCCTCTGTTCATCCTCGCGGCAGAGATCATGAACCGCTGCGGCGCGACAGAGCGGATATTCCATTTTGCCAATACTATCCTTGGCCGCATCCACGGCGGGCTGGGTCATGTGAATATCGCCGCGTCGATGCTGTTTTCGGGCATGTCGGGATCGGCGGTGGCGGATGCTGCGGGCCTTGGTGCCATCGAGATCCGCGCCATGCGACGGCAGGGCTATGATCCCGGTTTCGCGGCGGCGGTAACGGCGGCATCCTCGACCATCGGGCCGATCATTCCGCCATCCGTGCCAATGGTCATTTTCGGTGTAATTTCAGGTGCCGCAATCGGTGACCTGTTCCTTGCAGGTTTCGTGCCGGGAATGCTGATGGGGCTGGCGATGATGATCTATATCGCGCTGATCGCAAGGCGCCGGAACTTTCCGCGCGATGCCAGATTTGCGGGCTTTCCCGCCATCTTCAGCGCGTTCATCGCCGCCTTTCCGTCACTGCTCTTGCCGGTGATCATTCTGGGCGGCATCTGGGCCGGTATCATGAGCCCGACCGAAGCTGCGGCCGCCGCCGTTCTTTATTCGCTGGTGCTGGGTCTGGTGGTCCACCGTTCCATGAACCTGGGCGATATTGCCGACAGCTTGCGGCTTGGGGCAAGATCGACCGCGACGATCATGCTGATTGTGGCATCGGCGAATATCTATGGTTGGCTGGTCTCGACCCAGCAAATCCCGCAATATGTGCAGGCGGCGATGATGGATGTGACGACCAATCCGACGATCCTTTTGTTCATCATCGCGGGAATCCTGCTGGTGATGGGCATGTTTATGGAGCTTATCGCCATCCTGACCATTGCGGTTCCGGTGTTTTTGCCGCTGGCGCAGGCGGCGGGGATCGATACGATCCATTTCGGCATCGTCGCCGTGGTGACGCTGATGATCGGTCTGCTGACGCCGCCCTTCGGGCTGAACCTGTTCATCGTTCAGCAGGTGTCCGGCGCGCCCTTCAGCATGATCCTGAAAGAGACGTGGCCATTCATCGCCATCCTGATGCTGGTGCTGATCCCGCTGATCATGTTCCCCTCGTTGTCTCTCTTCCTTGTCAGGGCGTTCTGA